A stretch of the Bdellovibrio sp. 22V genome encodes the following:
- the gcvP gene encoding aminomethyl-transferring glycine dehydrogenase translates to MKIADLSPRNEFTPRHIGPTDSDIHDMLKTLGFNSLEQMADKVIPAQIRTQHKYDDVGNGISEYDLLNYLKKMVSKNKVYKSYIGMGYHDTITPTVIQRNVFENPVWYTAYTPYQPEISQGRLEALLNFQTMISDLAGMEISNASLLDEGTAAAEAMFMAHALCKNKANTFIVSPDMHPHVIEVLGTRAEPLGFEMIVMDPAKYDFSKPVFGVFFQYPNTNGVIEDYSALAKTYKDHGALVTASADLLAMTLLTPPGEWGADIVVGNSQRFGVPLGYGGPHAGFMATKDAYKRLMPGRLVGVSVDSQGKKALRLALQTREQHIRREKATSNICTAQVLLANMASMYAVYHGPQGLKKIALRVQRMTGILAEGLNKLGFAVAKTPFFDTITVTTDKAAAIVAQADQMQINFRNFGNNKLGISLNETTTLEDVEMIWAAFNLGNMAGFTALSIDEAMKDVEVPAKLTRTSAYMTHMVFNSHHSETEMLRYIHSLQNKDLTLTHSMIPLGSCTMKLNATTELVPVSWPEISKLHPFAPTSQAAGLIEMIHDLEKKLADITGFAAVSLQPNAGSQGEYAGLLVIRKYHHSRGQGHRNICLIPSSAHGTNPASAALVNMQVVVVACDDQGNVDVADLKAKAEQHRDNLAALMITYPSTHGVFEEGIVEICKIIHDNGGQVYMDGANMNALVGMCRPGTFGPDVSHMNLHKTFSIPHGGGGPGVGPIGVAAHLKEFLPTHSLVPEAGPAKGISAVSSAPWGSASILPISWAYITMMGAEGLRKATLVSILSANYIAKKLEPHFPVLYKGKNGLVAHECIVDVREIKKTSGIDVTDVAKRLMDFGFHAPTMSFPVAGTLMIEPTESEPKKEVDRFIESMIAIRKEITAIESGKMDKENNALKNSPHTAQMMMKPEWNHPYSREEAVYPVEWLRANKYWPTVGRVDNAYGDRNLICSCPPLEDYQ, encoded by the coding sequence ATGAAAATTGCCGATTTATCTCCCCGTAACGAGTTTACTCCCCGTCACATTGGACCCACAGATTCAGACATCCACGATATGTTGAAAACTTTAGGTTTCAACTCTTTGGAGCAAATGGCTGACAAAGTGATTCCTGCGCAAATTCGTACACAGCACAAGTACGATGACGTTGGTAACGGAATTTCTGAATACGATCTTTTGAACTATCTGAAAAAGATGGTGAGCAAAAACAAAGTTTACAAAAGCTATATCGGCATGGGCTATCACGACACCATCACGCCGACAGTAATTCAAAGAAACGTTTTTGAAAATCCTGTTTGGTACACAGCCTACACACCTTATCAGCCGGAAATTTCGCAAGGCCGCTTGGAAGCTCTTTTGAATTTCCAAACAATGATCTCGGATCTTGCAGGCATGGAAATTTCCAACGCCTCTTTGTTGGATGAGGGAACGGCCGCTGCGGAAGCGATGTTCATGGCGCATGCTCTTTGCAAGAACAAAGCGAACACTTTCATCGTTTCTCCTGACATGCATCCGCACGTGATCGAAGTTTTGGGAACGCGCGCGGAGCCGTTGGGCTTCGAGATGATCGTCATGGATCCTGCGAAGTACGATTTCTCTAAACCTGTGTTCGGCGTGTTCTTCCAATATCCAAACACCAACGGCGTAATTGAAGATTACTCCGCTCTTGCAAAAACCTACAAAGACCACGGCGCTCTTGTAACGGCGTCTGCGGATTTGTTGGCGATGACTCTTTTGACGCCTCCGGGAGAATGGGGCGCAGACATCGTTGTCGGTAACTCACAACGTTTCGGTGTGCCACTCGGCTACGGAGGCCCTCACGCAGGGTTCATGGCGACGAAAGACGCTTACAAGCGTTTGATGCCAGGCCGTCTTGTCGGCGTGAGTGTCGATTCTCAAGGTAAAAAAGCGTTGCGTTTGGCTTTGCAAACTCGCGAACAACATATCCGTCGTGAAAAAGCGACTTCCAATATTTGTACGGCACAAGTTCTATTGGCAAACATGGCTTCCATGTACGCGGTTTATCACGGCCCGCAAGGCTTGAAAAAAATCGCTCTGCGCGTTCAGCGCATGACAGGTATTTTGGCTGAAGGATTGAATAAGCTTGGTTTTGCTGTCGCAAAAACTCCGTTCTTCGATACCATCACTGTGACAACAGACAAAGCGGCTGCGATTGTCGCGCAAGCAGATCAAATGCAAATCAACTTCCGCAATTTCGGCAACAACAAGTTGGGTATCTCTTTGAATGAGACGACGACTTTGGAAGATGTTGAAATGATCTGGGCGGCATTCAATCTTGGCAACATGGCGGGCTTTACCGCTTTGTCGATCGACGAAGCGATGAAAGACGTTGAAGTTCCTGCGAAGCTGACTCGTACTTCCGCTTACATGACTCATATGGTGTTTAACTCTCACCACAGCGAAACAGAAATGCTTCGCTACATCCACTCTTTGCAAAACAAAGATTTGACGTTGACTCATTCCATGATCCCATTGGGATCTTGCACGATGAAGCTCAATGCCACGACAGAGCTTGTTCCTGTTTCATGGCCTGAGATCAGCAAACTTCATCCGTTTGCTCCGACGTCTCAAGCGGCGGGCTTGATCGAAATGATTCACGATCTTGAAAAGAAGTTGGCGGACATTACGGGCTTCGCGGCTGTCAGCTTGCAACCAAATGCGGGTTCGCAAGGTGAATACGCGGGTCTATTAGTGATTCGTAAGTATCATCATTCTCGCGGCCAAGGTCATCGTAACATCTGCTTGATCCCATCTTCTGCGCACGGAACAAATCCTGCGTCCGCAGCGCTTGTGAACATGCAAGTTGTTGTGGTGGCGTGTGACGACCAAGGAAACGTGGACGTTGCCGATCTTAAAGCGAAAGCAGAACAACATCGCGACAACTTGGCGGCGTTGATGATCACGTACCCTTCGACTCACGGTGTGTTCGAAGAAGGTATCGTTGAAATCTGCAAGATCATCCACGACAACGGCGGACAAGTTTACATGGATGGAGCCAACATGAATGCTCTTGTTGGCATGTGCCGTCCTGGAACTTTCGGTCCTGACGTGTCTCACATGAACCTGCATAAAACATTCTCGATTCCTCACGGTGGTGGCGGTCCTGGCGTCGGCCCGATCGGTGTTGCGGCTCACTTGAAAGAGTTCTTACCGACACACTCTTTGGTTCCTGAAGCGGGTCCTGCAAAAGGGATCTCGGCGGTGTCATCGGCACCTTGGGGTTCTGCGAGCATTCTGCCGATCTCTTGGGCGTACATCACCATGATGGGCGCTGAAGGATTGAGAAAAGCGACTCTTGTCAGTATCTTGAGCGCAAACTACATTGCGAAAAAGTTGGAACCGCACTTCCCTGTTCTTTACAAAGGGAAAAACGGGCTTGTGGCGCACGAATGTATCGTGGACGTTCGCGAGATCAAAAAAACTTCCGGCATCGACGTGACAGACGTTGCAAAACGTTTGATGGACTTCGGCTTCCATGCTCCGACAATGAGCTTCCCGGTTGCGGGAACTTTGATGATCGAACCGACAGAATCCGAGCCGAAAAAAGAAGTCGACCGTTTCATTGAGTCTATGATCGCGATTCGCAAAGAAATCACGGCGATTGAATCCGGCAAAATGGATAAAGAAAACAACGCCTTGAAAAATTCTCCGCACACAGCGCAGATGATGATGAAACCTGAATGGAATCATCCTTACTCTCGCGAAGAAGCTGTGTACCCTGTCGAGTGGTTGCGCGCTAACAAGTACTGGCCCACTGTCGGCCGCGTGGACAACGCTTACGGCGACAGAAACCTTATTTGCTCTTGCCCCCCGCTAGAGGATTATCAATAA